The following are encoded in a window of bacterium genomic DNA:
- a CDS encoding conjugal transfer protein TraF, with the protein MKKYINRFLILFLIVGLSVTQSFAVNFGYDRIDFFGKKKKPISPDTPVLQEKTKPEKKEEKKLDVNDREFWTEVTKTPDGTLTYYKPPKAVLDYITNPTEENARKYLLWNEKKMERIAEAQKVLAKAAEKMKLSGTYFTTEGGEYNPVDIKKAGGINKFLREKGIKNQLLISYFIRPECPYCHDETKILQEYIKENKNIIIKASINPRGFAKEAIDKELKEFPFKYSFDGGEHDLYKIATYPSMIITGPDGTKYKMSGFVDEGKFKDTCRKILSGNIKEN; encoded by the coding sequence ATGAAGAAATATATAAATAGATTCCTTATTCTTTTTTTAATAGTAGGATTATCCGTCACTCAGTCATTCGCAGTGAATTTTGGATATGACAGAATTGATTTCTTTGGCAAAAAGAAGAAACCCATATCTCCCGACACACCCGTGTTACAAGAAAAAACCAAGCCTGAAAAAAAAGAAGAAAAAAAGCTAGATGTAAACGACAGGGAATTCTGGACAGAAGTTACTAAAACGCCTGACGGAACTTTAACATACTATAAACCCCCTAAAGCAGTATTAGATTATATTACCAATCCTACCGAAGAAAATGCCAGAAAATATCTTCTCTGGAATGAGAAAAAAATGGAAAGGATTGCAGAGGCTCAAAAGGTTCTTGCAAAGGCAGCGGAGAAAATGAAACTTTCCGGGACGTATTTCACAACGGAAGGGGGGGAATACAATCCGGTTGATATAAAGAAAGCCGGAGGGATTAATAAGTTTTTAAGAGAAAAAGGAATAAAAAACCAGCTTTTAATTAGCTATTTTATCAGACCTGAATGCCCTTATTGTCATGATGAAACAAAAATATTGCAGGAATATATAAAAGAGAACAAGAACATAATAATAAAAGCATCTATAAACCCAAGGGGTTTTGCAAAAGAAGCAATAGATAAAGAATTAAAAGAATTCCCCTTTAAATATAGCTTCGATGGCGGAGAGCACGATCTCTATAAAATCGCAACCTATCCCAGTATGATAATTACGGGACCCGACGGCACAAAATATAAAATGAGCGGTTTTGTAGATGAGGGGAAGTTTAAAGATACCTGCAGAAAAATATTATCCGGAAATATTAAAGAAAATTGA
- a CDS encoding thermonuclease family protein — translation MKALLKPINLLIKVITVPVLVCLVTSYAYGVVDIFEGKEGCIKGKYCKVKFIKVVTPEKIIVKRGLKEHSVKLAGVNVPKEYWPEATTFIRSFIEGIVKHPYITVEFEKTKKEKAWVGYVWKEGLMLNWELVRMGLAEYCQKDITGNKYDQFLQGAELKAKTERKGMWAKILRGGM, via the coding sequence ATGAAAGCTTTATTAAAACCTATTAATCTCTTAATAAAAGTTATTACTGTGCCTGTATTAGTTTGCCTGGTAACGTCCTATGCTTACGGCGTTGTGGACATATTTGAAGGCAAAGAGGGCTGTATAAAAGGCAAGTATTGCAAGGTTAAGTTTATAAAGGTAGTTACTCCTGAAAAGATAATTGTAAAGCGAGGATTAAAGGAGCACAGCGTAAAACTTGCCGGGGTTAACGTCCCAAAAGAATATTGGCCGGAAGCAACTACTTTTATAAGGAGTTTTATCGAGGGGATAGTTAAACATCCATATATCACAGTTGAATTTGAGAAAACAAAGAAAGAAAAAGCATGGGTAGGTTACGTCTGGAAAGAAGGCTTAATGTTAAATTGGGAGTTGGTAAGGATGGGACTTGCAGAATATTGTCAAAAAGATATTACGGGAAATAAGTATGATCAGTTTTTACAAGGAGCAGAACTTAAAGCAAAAACAGAAAGGAAAGGAATGTGGGCAAAAATATTAAGAGGAGGAATGTGA
- a CDS encoding ribbon-helix-helix domain-containing protein, whose product MAKMNKEKRVGLRLYENQLQDLEILAKKNNSSISEQVREAVEEYVLNQGVRNSLSYIRRQIKQKTTFEKLKLIAGLVIIALLLPVLLDIKIDTFRRVAMAIGIILGTSGFLFNIDTKYWLGILTIGFGASFVLPAFFFSPSYQLLFGTFFIWLSPWLLMFILLHIGLKEYETKINKDHKNEST is encoded by the coding sequence ATGGCAAAAATGAATAAAGAAAAACGTGTAGGCTTAAGACTTTATGAAAATCAATTGCAAGATTTAGAAATACTTGCCAAAAAGAACAATAGCAGTATTAGTGAGCAAGTTAGAGAGGCTGTTGAGGAGTATGTTTTAAATCAGGGGGTCAGGAACAGTCTTTCCTATATAAGACGGCAAATTAAACAAAAAACCACATTCGAAAAATTAAAGCTAATCGCAGGATTGGTAATAATTGCTCTTCTTCTTCCTGTATTGTTGGATATAAAAATAGATACTTTCAGGCGAGTTGCTATGGCAATCGGGATTATTTTAGGTACATCCGGATTTCTTTTTAATATAGATACGAAATATTGGTTAGGAATATTAACTATAGGGTTTGGTGCCTCATTTGTACTGCCGGCTTTTTTCTTTTCCCCTAGTTATCAACTATTGTTTGGAACTTTTTTTATCTGGCTTAGCCCGTGGCTACTCATGTTTATTCTTTTACATATAGGGTTAAAAGAATATGAAACAAAAATTAATAAGGATCATAAAAATGAAAGCACATAG
- a CDS encoding relaxase domain-containing protein, with protein sequence MNERPEEIRLKIELVPSASWYDNLRKHTSKEDWNKIRKRVYASYGYRCGICSTKGRLNCHEIWEYDDKGYIQRLVGFIALCDLCHHVKHIGHADILADEGKLDYEKIVEHFMRVNNCSRNTFEKHRGKAFDEWKERSSHEWQVDLGEYKDIIKYVVSMNGNKEEEAGGLTVRSIDTVEQAEAYYQHLIHDDCYQKKDVVGHWFGKGAAALGLAGEIKKDDFDALICGEKPTGKHIVEPSYGKAEGNFITTDEIKQYFFCPYAYLYGFMGKVGASMEKDKKKRLYGRKQQHRKLETKY encoded by the coding sequence ATGAATGAGAGACCTGAAGAAATCAGACTGAAGATTGAATTAGTCCCTTCCGCATCGTGGTATGATAATTTAAGAAAACATACATCAAAAGAGGATTGGAATAAAATACGAAAGAGGGTTTACGCTAGCTACGGATACAGATGTGGAATTTGTAGTACTAAGGGAAGATTGAATTGCCATGAAATTTGGGAATATGATGATAAAGGATATATTCAGAGACTTGTTGGGTTCATCGCACTCTGTGATCTGTGCCACCATGTTAAGCATATAGGTCATGCAGATATTTTGGCGGATGAAGGGAAATTAGATTACGAAAAAATTGTTGAGCATTTTATGAGAGTCAATAATTGCAGTAGAAATACTTTTGAAAAACACAGGGGAAAGGCGTTTGACGAGTGGAAAGAGCGATCGAGCCATGAATGGCAAGTGGATTTGGGAGAGTATAAGGATATAATTAAATATGTGGTATCAATGAATGGGAATAAAGAAGAGGAAGCAGGAGGGCTAACTGTTAGAAGCATTGATACTGTTGAACAAGCAGAAGCTTATTATCAGCATTTGATTCACGATGACTGTTATCAAAAAAAAGATGTGGTTGGACACTGGTTCGGGAAAGGAGCGGCAGCACTCGGTCTTGCCGGCGAAATTAAGAAGGATGATTTTGATGCTCTCATCTGTGGGGAAAAACCCACAGGAAAGCATATCGTAGAACCAAGTTATGGGAAAGCAGAAGGTAATTTTATAACAACTGATGAAATTAAACAGTATTTTTTCTGCCCTTATGCTTATCTGTATGGTTTTATGGGAAAAGTAGGCGCTTCTATGGAAAAAGATAAAAAGAAAAGACTATATGGAAGAAAACAGCAACATAGAAAATTAGAGACAAAGTATTAA
- a CDS encoding PD-(D/E)XK nuclease family protein codes for MINKIILFLIYRVIEPLFIFCPVLLFFLLVNRITTSRKIRKLKLNFFISKEELNKKPRFKRLGKYVYKDKGYRSKIFYNQDYGISGKPDRIFRLFNGLYIPIDFKSRKLKDGRIYEDEEIQMVAHILLARANFQKAEFGLLIYGDEKVAKIELKENKLSKLKECLMNIRKMRQGNVSSCRFVETSANISREKCHHCKVSSKCEYRNFRNTKVA; via the coding sequence ATGATAAATAAAATTATTTTATTTCTAATTTATCGAGTAATAGAGCCATTATTTATTTTTTGTCCTGTTCTCCTATTTTTTTTATTGGTTAACAGGATAACAACTTCGCGAAAAATAAGAAAGCTGAAATTAAATTTTTTTATTTCCAAAGAGGAGTTAAATAAAAAACCTCGATTTAAAAGATTGGGGAAGTATGTTTACAAAGACAAAGGTTATAGATCTAAAATATTCTACAATCAGGATTATGGTATTTCTGGAAAACCTGACAGAATATTCCGCTTATTTAACGGGCTCTATATTCCGATAGATTTTAAGTCGAGAAAATTAAAAGACGGCAGAATATACGAAGATGAAGAAATACAAATGGTTGCGCATATATTATTGGCAAGGGCTAATTTCCAAAAAGCTGAGTTTGGGCTTCTCATTTACGGAGATGAGAAGGTAGCTAAAATTGAGTTAAAGGAGAATAAGTTAAGCAAACTAAAAGAATGTCTTATGAATATTCGTAAAATGAGACAGGGGAATGTTAGCTCTTGCCGTTTCGTTGAAACGAGTGCCAATATTAGCAGAGAAAAATGCCAC